The Pseudomonas sp. IAC-BECa141 genome contains the following window.
GCTGTACCAAACACCAACGACGCCCAGGCATTGATTGCCCGCACCGACTGGAGTCGCAGCCCGCTGGGCAGCGCCGACACCTGGCCACAAAGCCTGCGCACCGCGGTGGACATCGTGATTCACTCGCCGATGCCGATGCTGCTGTTGTGGGGCCCGCAACTGACCCAGATCTACAACAACGGCTTTGCGCTGCTCGCCGGGAGCAAACATCCGCACGCTTTCGGACAGCCGGCGCACCAGATATGGCCGGAACTTCGGGACTTTACCGACCCGATTTACAGCGCCGTCCTACAAGGCCAGGTGCGAACCTACAGCGAACGACGCTTTACCCTGCAACGGGACGGCAAGGATTCCGACTTCTGGCTGGATCTGACCTACAGCCCGATCCGCGACGAAAGCGCGCAAGTGGCCGGGATCCTGGTCACCGCCATTGAAACCAACGAACGCCGACGCATCGCCCTGGAACTGCAGCAGCGCTCCGAAGACAGCCTCAAGGCCCAGCGCGAAAGCGAAGAGCGCCTGCAACTGGCGCTGGCGGCCACCGATGCGGTCGGCACCTGGGATTGGGATATCGGCGAAGACCGCTTCATCGCCGACGCGCATTTCGCCCAGTTGCATGGGGTCGACCCAGCGCTGGCCGGACAATTGCCGATCAGTGAATACCTGCACGGCGTGCACCCCGAAGACCGCGCGCTGATCGCCCGCAGCATCAAGCATTGCATCACCCACGGCACCGAATACGCCGAGGAGTATCGACTGCTGCAAGCCAATGGCGAGCTGCGCTGGGTGTTCGCCCGCGGGCGCTGCTACAAGGATCATCATGGCCGGCCGATGCGTTTTCTGGGCGCCGCGCTGGATTTGACCGAACGCAAACACACCGAACAGGCACTGCGTCAAAGCCAGACCGAGCTGCAACTGATCATTAACGCCATGCCGATTCTGATCAGCTACGTCGACCACGAACAACGCTTTCGCCTGAACAACGCCGCGTACCTGGACTGGTACGGGCTCACGCCGCAAGAGCTGTACGGCCGCACGATCCGCGAAGTGATCGGCGAAGAGGCCTATTTCCTGCGGGCGCCGTACATTGCCGAAGCGCTCGCCGGCCAACCCTGCTCGTTCAGTCTGTACACGCCACACCGCGACGGCAGTCAGCGGCATGCCTTGATGAATTACCTGCCACGCCACGGCGCGGACGGCGCGGTGAACGGTTTCTACATCTTCGTGATCGACGAGACCGAACGTAAAAAAACCGAAGAAGCCCTGCGTAACCTCAACGAAACCCTTGAGGAACGCGTGAGTGCGCGCACCGAACAACTGGCCCAGGCCAACCAGCGTTTGCAGAATGAAATGTTCGAACGCGAGCGTGCCGAAGACGCCCTGCGCCACGCGCAGAAAATGGAAGCGGTGGGCCAGCTCACCGGCGGCATCGCCCATGACTTCAACAACATGCTGACCGGAATCATCGGCAGCCTCGACCTGATGCAACGCTATATCGCCAGCGGCCGCACCGATGAAATCAGCCGCTTCACCGATGCGGCAGTGTCCTCGGCCAACCGCGCGGCGGCGCTGACCCACCGTCTGCTGGCGTTCTCCCGGCGTCAGTCGCTGGATCGCAAGACTATCGACGTCAACGAGCTGGTCCATTCACTTGAAGACCTGATCCGCCGCACCAAGGGCGATCCGATCGAGCTCAAGTTGCGCCTGGCCGACCATGTCTGGTCCGTCAGCACTGACGTCAGTCAACTGGAAAACGCCCTGCTCAACCTGGTGATCAACGCCCGTGATGCCATGCCCGACGGCGGCGAGCTGCTGATCGAAACGGCCAACGTTTACCTCGACGGCAACGACATCACCACACTCGAACCGGTCAAGGCCGGCGACTACCTGATGCTCGCGGTGAGCGACAACGGCACCGGCATGACGCCGTCGGTGCGCTCGAAAGCCTTCGATCCGTTCTTCACCACCAAGCCGATCGGCCAGGGCACCGGGCTCGGGTTGTCGATGATTTATGGCTTCGCCCAGCAATCCGGCGGGCACGTCAGCCTCGACAGCCTGCCGGGCCAGGGCACCTGCGTGCGCCTGTACCTGCCGCGTTTGCATGCACTGGAACCGGAGCGGCCGGAGATCGAAACAGTCACCGAGACCCCTGCTGTCGCCACCGGCGAAACCGTGGTGGTGGTCGAGGACGATCCGGCGGTGCGCATGCTGGTCTTGGACCTGCTCAAGGAGCTGGGTTTTCACGCCCATGAGGCCGAAGACGCCAAGGGTGCCTTGCCGCTACTCGAATCGGACCTGCGGGTGGACCTGCTGGTGACCGACGTCGGCCTGCCGGGCATGAACGGCCGGCAAATGGCGGAGATCGCTCGCCAGCATCGTCCGGGGCTCAAAGTGTTGTTCATGACCGGTTACGCGCAGAAAGCCGCCGAGCGTCAGGGCTTTCTCGAGGACGGCATGGACATGGTCGCCAAGCCGTTTTCCATCGAACAGCTGGCCGGCAAGATCCGCGCGATGTTCAGCCAAACCCCGTGACTTGAGGCATAATCCGCGCCCCGCCGTCACCCCGCTACAGGTATTGCACGATGAAAGCCCAAGCCCGCCACATTCTGGTGAAGACCGCCGAAGAGGCTGAAAAACTCAAACAACGCATCGCCAACGGTGAAGCATTCGATGTGCTGGCGAAGAAATTTTCGACCTGTCCGTCCGGCAAGCGTGGCGGCGATCTGGGTGAAGTGCGGCCGGGTCAGATGGTCGGTGCGATCGATGCGGTGATCTTCAAGAAACCGCTGCGCACCGTGCACGGGCCGATCAAGAGCAAGTTCGGGTATCACCTGGTGCAGGTGTTTTTCCGCGACTGAGTGATTGACTTCGGGAGCAAGCTCGCTCCCACAAAGTATCTGTGAACGACACCAAACACTGTGGGAGCGAGCTTGCTCGCGATCCGATTGCGCAGCAATCGGCCATTCACCGATTACTTCGGAATCAGAGCTCCGGGTACTTGAATAACCCGGCTCGCTAGCAGATGGCCGGCCTGCGCCGCTTCCGTCGGGCTCCCTCCAAGCAAGCGACTGGCCAGATACGCCGCACTGAACGAATCCCCTGCCGCCGTGGTGTCCACCACCTTCTCGACCTTCTGCGCCGGGACTTCAAACGCTTCCCCGTCACAACGGATCAGACAGGCTTCGGCGCCGCGCTTGAGCACCACTTCCGGCGTGCCGATCTGCGCGTACGCTTCAAACACCGCCTCACAGTCCTCGAAATGGAACAGCGCCTGCTCGTCGTCCACCGTCAGCAACGCCAGATCGACATGAGGCAACACGCTGCGATAGGCCGCCCGCGCCTCCTCCACCGAGGCCCACAGGCGTGGACGGTAGTTGTTGTCGAAGACGATTCGCGCGTCACGCTGGCGGGCTTCGATCAAGGTCTCGATCAGTTTCTCCCGCCCCCGCGCACCGAGTACCGCCAGCGTGATGCCGCTGAAATACAGCACGTCGTAATCCGGCAGCGCCGCCAGAATCGGCGTGGCCGCCGGTGTGGTAAAGCAGTCGCGAACGGCGGCCTCGTTTCGCCAATACAGAAAGCGCCGCTCCCCGGCAGCATCGGTCTGGATGCAATACAAACCGGGCAGGCGACCGGGTAGACGCTGGACGAGATCCAGACCAATGCCTTCATCGGCCCAACTGCGGCACATCGCGTCACTGAAGCTGTCATCACCCAGCGCCGTGACGTAGTCGACCTGCGCCTTGTCGCCCATGGCGCGGGACAGATAGACCGCGGTATTCAGCGTGTCACCGCCAAAGCTCTGTTGCAGGCTTCCGTCGGCACGTTGCTGTAGTTCGATCATGCATTCGCCGATCAGGGCGATGCGCGGGGTGTTCGGCCCCAATGGACTGAGCGTATTCATCAGAAGCAGGTTTCCATGGTTTCGATCACCGCCAGCTGCTCGTCCACCAGCAGCCCCACGCGCCATTTGTCGAAGGTCAGGCACGGGTGCGAAGTGCCGAAGGAAATGATGTCGCCGACGCGCAACTCGACGCCCGGCGCCACGGTCATGAACGCGTGCTGATCCATTACCGCCGTCACCTTGCAGGCGCCGACATCGTCGCCCTCCGCCGGCAGCACACCGGCCTTGTAACGCAACAGCGGCACCGGCATGCCGGCATCGAATGCCACGTCACGCTTGCCCAGAGCAATCACCGCAAAACCCGGCTCCGGCAGCGACTGCACATGGGCCCAGACCTCCAGCGCCGGGCGCAGGCCTTCGTGCAGGTCGCTGCGACGGTCGAGCACGCAGCACTGGGCTTCCTTGTAGATACCGTGGTCGTGAGCCACGTAACTGCCGGGACGCAACACGCTGAGGAAACGCCCGCCAGCGTTCTGCGCTTCGAACGATTCGGCGATCAGGTCGTACCAGGCCGACCCCGACGCAGTGATGATCGGCTTGGCGATGGCAAACGCCCCGCTGTCCTGCAACTGCACCGCCAGACGCACGAGCGAGGCGGCGAATTCACGGATGCCACTGACGGCGTGATCACCATGGATCACGCCCTCGTAACCTTCAATGCCGGTCAGGGCCAGCGCCGGCTGCGCGCCGATGGCCTTGGCCAGTTCGATGACTTCCTGCTCGCTTCGGCAACCGCAGCGGCCACCGACCACGCCGTACTCGATCATCACGTTCAGGCGTACGCCGCGTGACGCGAAATAGGCGCCCAGATCGGCAACGTTGTCCGGATGATCGACCATGCAATAGAAATCGAAGCCCGAATCGGCCGCCAGCAGGTCGGCAATCAACGCCATGTTCGGCGTGCCGACCAGTTGGTTGGCCATCAGCACCCGGCGCACGCCGTGGGCGTAAGCGGCGCGGGTCTGGGTGGCGCTGGCCAGGGTGATACCCCAGGCGCCGGCGTCGAGCTGACGACGAAACAGCGCCGGGGTCATGCTGGTCTTGCCGTGGGGCGCGAGTTCGGCGCCGCTGTCGCTGACGAATTTCTGCATCCAGCGGATGTTGTGCTCCAACGCTTCGCGGTGCAGCACCAGCGCCGGCAAGCTGATGTCACGCACCAGTTGCGCGCCGAGGGCGGCATCGCCCTTTTCCACGGCAGCAGTGTTGTTGGCAGTCGTCATGGTCGAACTCCTCACAGTCGCGCCCGCAGGCAGGCGCGGTTATTCGTTGATTCGCCGGGCGAGGCTGTTGGCGCTCTCGATCAAGACCCGGCGATAGTCGTTGTAATGGGTCTTGGCATCGGCACGCGGGGCGACGATGCACAGGGTGCAGATGGCAACGCCTTGAGGGTCTTTGACCGGGGCGGCGAAGCAATGGGTAAAGGTGTCGGCGACACTGTCGAAGGAGAAGAAACCGTCGATGCCGGCCTGACGGATTTCCGCCAGAAACGTCTCCATCGGCAGGCGTTCGCCATCGGGCAAAATGAAGTCGTCAGGGTCGATCAGGTCGCTGATCTGCTGGTCGCTCAAGTGCGCCAGCAGCAGACGCCCGGACGCGGTCCACGGGATCGGCGCGTTCTCGCCGATATCGGAAGAAATGCGGAAATGCCGCTCGCCCTCCTTCATCAGCGCCACCGTGTATTTGCGCCCGTTGAGCAGGCACATCTGCGCGGTTTCCCGGGTCTGGCTGACGATCTCCTGCAAGGCGTGATCGGCCTCGCGACTGAGGTCGAAATGCCGCAAGTGCGCCTGGCCGAGGAAATACAGCTGACGACCGAGATAGACGTGACCGTCCTTGCCCACCGGCTCCAGAATCCGCCGTTCGAGCAACGAGGCCACCAGTTCGTAGACCGTGGATTTCGGGCTGCCGATGCCGTTGGCGATGTCGTTCGGGCGCAGTGGCTGGCCGATCTCCTTGAGGAAATCGAGGATATCGAACGCCCGGTCCAGACCGCGTGCCCGGCGCTTGATGGTGTCTTCGGTCATTTCAGTGGTTCCCATTCAAAGTGCCGGGAGTTTATCGCGAAAGATCGCTCCCACGCTCTGCGCGGGAGCGGTCGACGCTCAGGCCTTTTTCTTGTAAGCGATGCAGTCGATCTCGACCTTGCAGTCGACCATCATGCTCGCCTGCACACAGGCCCGGGCCGGCGCGTGTTCAGGCTTGAAGTACTCGCCGAAGACCTTGTTGAAACTGGTGAAATCCCGCGGATCGTCCAGCCACACACCGGCGCGTACCACATCTTCCAGGCCATAACCGGCCTCTTCGAGAATCGCGATCAGGTTCTTCATGGTCTGGTGCGTCTGCTCGACGATGCCACCGACAATGATCTCGCCATCCACCGCCGGCACCTGCCCGGAAACGTGCAGCCAGCCATCGGCTTCAACGGCGCGGGCGAATGGACGAGGCTGGCCGCCAGCGGCGGTGCTGCCGGTGCCGTAACGAGTAATGCTCATGGATGTTTCTCCTGATTGAAAACGTGAAAAGTCAGAACCGCGTGCTTTTGAGAAATTCCGCCAGCCGCGGCGATTGAGGGCGCTCGAACAGTTCCTTGGGAGGCCCCTGCTCTTCGATGCGCCCCTGATTCATGAAAACGATCTTGTCCGAGACCTCGAATGCAAAACGCATTTCGTGGGTCACCAGCAACATGGTCATGCCGTCCTCGGCCAGACCCTTGATCACGTTCAGCACTTCGCCGACCAGTTCCGGGTCGAGGGCCGAGGTGACTTCGTCGAACAGCATCAGGCTCGGGTTCATCGCAATCGCCCGGGCAATCGCCACGCGCTGCTGCTGACCGCCGGACAACTGGCCGGGAAAGTGATTGCGCCGCTCCAGCAGGCCGACCCGCTCCAGCCATTTTTCGGCCAGGGCCACGGCTTCGTCCTTGTGCATCTTTTTGACTTTCAGCAGGCCGAGCGTGACGTTCTGCAACGCGGTGAGGTGCGGGAACAGGTTGAATTGCTGGAATGCCATGCCGGTCATCGCGCGATGGCGAGCGATGACTTTTTCCGGGTGACGCACGCGTTTGCCGTTGAGTTCGTCATAACCGATGGATTCGCCGTCGAGCAGGATCTGCCCGCCCTGGAATTCCTCGAGCATGTTCACGCAGCGCAGCAGCGTGGTCTTGCCCGAGCCACTGGAGCCGATCAGGGTCACGACGTTGCCGCGCTGCATGCTCAGGTCGACACCCTTGAGCACTTCGACTGCGCCGTATTGTTTGTGCAGACCACGGATGTCCAGCAGCGGCTGGCCGTTCTGGACGTTGGAAACTTGAGCTTGAGTCATGGCAGGGCCACCCGCTTTTCAATGTGCCGGCCGAGTAATTCGATGCCGTAGTTGATGACGAAGAACAGAAAACCGGCGAACAGGTAAAACTCCAGGGTCATGAACGTCCGGGCGATGATCTGCTGGGTGCTGAGCAGCAGTTCGGCCACGCCGATCACCGACAGCAAGGTCGAGGCCTTGACGATCTCCGTGGACGAGTTGACCCAGGTCGGCAGGATCTGCCGCAGCGCCTGCGGCAACAGCACATAACCGAGGGACTGATAGAACGTCAGGCCGATGGCCTTGCCGGCTTCCATCTGCCCGCGCGGCAACGCTTGCAACGCACCGCGCACGATCTCGGCGACGTGCGAGCCGCAAAACAGCGTCAATCCAAGTGCGCCGGCTTGAAACGCGCTGATCTGCCAGCCGAGCGCCGGCGCCATGTAGAAGCACGCCAGCACCAGCACGAACACCGGCGTGCCGCGAATCAGGTCGACATACAAGCGAAACGGCGCGCGCATCCAGAACTTGCCGTAAGTCAGCACCAGCCCGGCCAATACGCCGATGACCGTGCCGAACAGAATCGCCAGCGCCGATACCTGCACGCTGGTCAGAAAGCCTTGCCACAAGGCTTCGCGGGCAACCCACAACTCATGCAACCAACTGGGGGATTCGTACATCGCAGCCTCCTATCGGCGGATTGCCAGACGCTGCTCGAGGTAACGCAGCAGCATGGCAATGAGGTAACAGGCCGCGACATACAACGCCGTGGTCACCAGCCAGGTTTCAATCACCCGGTAGCTTTCGACGTTGATCTTGCGCGCGTAATAGGTCAGCTCCGGCACCGCGATCGCGGCGGCCAGCGAGGTGTCCTTGAACAGCGAAATGAAGTTGTTCGACAGCGCCGGCAGCACATTGCGCAACATCACCGGCACGGTGACGTAGGCCTTCACCTGCCACTCGCCCAGACCAATCGCCAGCCCCGCTTCACGCTGGCCCTTGGGAATGCTCAACAAGCCGCCGCGGAACACTTCGGTCAAGTACGCCCCGGCATACAGCGACAGGGTGATGATGAACGAAGGGATCTTGTCCAGCCGGATCCCCAGACTCGGCAACGCAAAGTAGATCAACAGAATCAACACCAGAATCGGCGTGTTACGGATCACCGTCACATACACCGATGCGAGCACCCGCAAGGCGCGATGCCTGGACAGCAAGGCAAACGCCATCAGCAGGCCGATCACGCAGCCGATGGCGATCGACACCAGCGCCAGTTCAAGGCCCAGACCGAGCCCCGCCAGCAAGGTGTCGAAATCGCGCCACACGGCGGCAAAGTTCAACTGATAGTTCATGGTCGGCAGTACCTTGAGCGGGGCGCGTCAGGGCGCCCCACTCTCACGGGATCATTTGAATTCGACAGGGAAACCGATGGCGGGCGATGGCAGATCCACGCCGAACCATTGCTTGAACGACGCGGCGTAGGTCGGGAACTCAACGCCGGTCATGGCTTCATGCAGGGTGGTGTTGACGAAGTTCAGCCAATCCTGATCGCCACGCTTGACGGCGCAGGCATAAGTCTGCGGGCTCCAGGCGTAAGTCGGGCTGCGGTAGCGGCCAGGGTTCTGCACCATCAGATATTTGACCGAAGACTGGTCGGTGGCCGCCGCATCGGCGCGACCGGAATTCACCGCCTGATACATCAGATCAACGCTGTCGTACTGATCGACCTTGGCCTTGGGCAGTGCCTGGTGCACCAGCTCTTCGGCGTACACGTTTTGCAGCACCGCCACGGTCACGCTGTCACCCGCGGCCTGCAGGTCTTCGATTTCCTTGTACTTGCTGTTGTTCGGCAGCAGCAGGCCGACGCCTTCGCGGTAGTACGGCAAGGTGAACGCCACTTGCTGCGCACGGCTGGCGGTAACGGTAATGAACTGGCAGCTCATGTCGACCTTGTCGGTCAGCAGGTTGGGAATCCGCGCGTCGGACGACTGCACCACGAACTCGACCTTGCTCGGGTCATTGAACAGACCTTTGGCCACCATCCGGGCGATGTCGATATCAAAGCCCTGCAATTTGCCGTCCGCGCCCTGGAAGTGCCACGGCGCATTGGTGCTGCCGGTACCCACAATCAGTTTTCCACGGGCCAGGACGCTGTCGAGCTTGCTGTCGGCCGCCTGGGCCATACCCATGACAGCGGACGAAGCCGCGAGAACAAAAACACACGCTTTGAACAAGGAAGGTCGGCGATGCATGGCAAGCACTCCAGGAAGTTGTTTATTCCGCTATACCGGAATTCGGTTTGTTACTACGGAATAGACAGCAGAAAGTGTGCCACAGGATTCGCGGGGAATCTGCAATGGATTGAAATTTGTTTTGAATCAACGAGATGGCGATAGCCCGGGAAACGGTGTAACCAGACGCGACTCCACATTTCGCTACTTTGCGTCACACATGGCGGGTATCCGGGCCACATCCTGGTGCGCGATACACGATTGGGAGCGGGCTGCACCTGTCAACTCTGACAGTTGCAGCAACGGCCACAGCGCCCCTAACGTCGTGCTGTCCAACACATTGAATAAAGGAGGCTCCAATGACGACGCCGACTCGATATTCAGCGTTGCCGCCGACGTACCGGAAGGTCTTGAAAGCCAGGCGCCTTGTCGTCCTGTATTTCTTCAACGAGCACTGCGGCGCCTGCGCTTTCGCAGGTCCAGTGTTCCTCGATATCGCCAAACCTTTCCGACCCTGGATGGATATCTTCATGCTCGATACCGCACAGTCGTGCCGGCATCCGGATGTCACGGGGACCCCGACAGTGTTGTTCTATAAGGAAGGCGTTCTGGTCAAAAAACTGAAAGGCATCGGTACGGAAGAATCCCTGCTGCAAGACTTCACCCAACACCTGGGCAAATCCAGAACCTGCGCCACTGCGCGCAAACCAGCCCATGACCTGAAGTGGCTGCGCCACACCCTCAGCACCCTCTGCACCATCCCCCGCGCAAGACGATGGAACTTTTCCTGAAAGTGCCACCCAAAAGCCATCAGGCAATGGCACTCTCGTTCCAATTGATCTGTAACAACGAGTCCCGAGGCCGGATTGGACAAGCTCCAATCCGGCTGCTTTTCTTTATTTCTCAGAAAGTGAAGAGTGCTGCTGGCCCTTTGGTCGCAGCCTTGCTTCGTCCAAGGAGGGGTCAATGTCCTTTAAAGTCATGATGGTTTTCGGTACTCGCCCGGAGGCCATCAAAATGGCCCCGCTGGCCCGGGTTCTGCGTCAGTGGCCCGACATCACACTCAACATCTGCTCCACCGGCCAGCATCGCGAGATGCTCACTCAGGTACTGGATGCGTTCGAACTGACGGTCGACGAAGACCTGCAAGTCATGACCCAGGGCCAGACCCTGAACGGTCTGTCGCAACATCTGCTCGCCCAACTCGATCAGGCTTACGAGCGGGTCAAACCGGACATCGTGCTGGTGCACGGCGACACCACCACCAGCTTCATCGCCGCCCTCGCCGCCTTCAATCGTCAATTGCCAATCGGTCACGTCGAGGCAGGCCTGCGTACCGGCAACCTGCGCGCGCCCTGGCCCGAGGAAGCGAATCGACGCCTGACCGGCGTGATTACCGACCTGCACTTCCCGCCGACCTCCAAGTCCGCCGCCAATCTGCTGCGCGAAGGCGTACCCGAAGACAACATTGAAATCACCGGCAACACCGTGATCGATGCCTTGCTATGGATGCGCAAGCACCAGCAGGAAATCGATTGGCATCCGCCTGCCGATTCGCCACTGGCGGCGCTGGACGATCAGCACCGGATGATTCTGGTCACCAGCCATCGACGGGAAAATCTCGGCGACGGTTTCCGCAATATCTGCCAGGCGTTGGCTGAGCTGGCCGAGCAATACCCGGACGTGCAATTTGTCTATCCGGTACACCTCAACCCGCTGGTGCAGGAAGTGGTGTACGGCATGCTGGACGACAAACCGAACATCTACCTGGTACCACCGCAGGACTATCCGAACTTCGTCTGGCTCATGGGCCGCGCACATTTCATCCTGACCGACTCCGGCGGCGTGCAGGAAGAAGCTCCGGCCATCGGTAAACCGCTGCTGGTGCTGCGCGACGTCACCGAACGACCTTCCGTGCTCGAGAGCGGCACCATGCTGCTGGTGGGTACCGACGCGGCACGCATCGTCAAGCAAGCCCGACAATTGCTGGACGATCCGGACACCTATGCGCGCATGAGCCGCGTGCACTTCCCCTATGGCGACGGTCACGCCAGCGAACTGATCGCCACCCGCCTCCACGCTTGGCTGAGCGCACGCTCGGCGGCGGGTAACGGGGTATGAGTCTGGGTTGGGTCGATTTCTTCGCGTATGTGCTGTTCGGTCTCAAATATGTGGCGATTGCCCTCGCCCTGCTGATGTTCATCCTCGGCCTCGATGACCTGTTCATCGACCTTGTGTACTGGGGCCGCAAGTTCATCCGGCGCTGGCGGATCTACGAGAAATTCAAGCGCGCCGACGAGGAACGCCTGTATTCGATTCCCGAGAAACCGCTGGCAATCATGGTGCCAGCGTGGAACGAAGTCGGCGTGGTCGGCGAAATGGCGCGTCTGGCCGCCTCGACCATCGACTACGAGAACTATCAGATTTTCGTCGGCACCTACCCCAACGATGCCGAAACCCAGGCAGACGTCGATGCGGTCTGCCAGCACTACCCCAACGTGCATAAAGTGGTCTGCGCCCGCCCCGGTCCGACCAGCAAGGCCGACTGCCTGAACAACATCATCGACGCGATCCTGCGTTTCGAGAGCGAGGCGAAAATCCAGTTCGCCGGGTTCATCCTGCACGACGCCGAAGACGTGATTTCGCCGATGGAATTGCGCCTCTTCAACTACCTGTTGCCCAACAAGGACCTGATCCAGATTCCGGTCTATCCCTACGCGCCGGAATGGAAAGGCTTCACCGCCGGGCATTACGTCGATGAGTTCGCGGAAAACCACGGCAAGGACGTCATCGTCCGCGAAGCCCTCACCGGTCAGGTGCCCAGCGCCGGTGTCGGCACCTGCTTCAGCCGTAAAGCCATCAGCGCCCTGCTGGAAGACGGCGACGGCATTGCCTTCGATGTGCAGAGTCTGACCGAGGACTACGACATCGGCTTCCGCCTCAAGCAGAAAGGCATGAAATGCATCTTCGCCCGCTATTCGGTCAGCGATCCGAAACTGGCGCTGGAGCAACCCTGGGTGTTCGGCATGAACCGCGAGTTCTCTCAGGTGATCTGCGTCCGGGAACACTTTCCCCGCGACTTGCAACACGCAATCCGGCAGAAGTCCCGGTGGATTGTCGGCATTGTATTCCAGGGCACCAAGAACCTCGGCTGGAGCCGCAAGGGTCTGCTCAATTACTTTCTGTGGCGCGATCGTCGCGGGCTGATCGCGTACCTGCTGAGCTTTCTGGTGAACCTGCTGTTCCTGGTGCTGCTGGCGATGTGGGCGGTGACGGTCATTTCCCCGGACTCGTGGCGCTACCCCTCGATCCTTGCCGACAGCTCGCTGCTCTCGGTGCTGCTGTGGCTCAACGGCCTGATGCTGCTCAATCGCCTGTTCCAGCGTGGCTGGTTTGTCACTCGTTACTACGGATTGGTTGAAGGTCTGCTGTCGGCGCCGCGCATGATGTGGAGCAACTTCGTCAACTTTTTCGCCAACCTGCGTGCCCTGCGTCAGGTCATGGAAATGGGCGATTCACGGCGCGTGGCCTGGGACAAGACCACCCACGAATTCCCGGCGCTCACCCAGCCGCAGCGCACTCCGCTGGGCCATCGGCTGGTGGAAAAAGGCCTGCTTACCGAGGAACAACTGGATGCAGCGATCACCAGCCCCGTGCGCCGTCGACTGGGCCGCGAACTGTTGCTGCGTGAGTACATCGACAGCACTCAACTGG
Protein-coding sequences here:
- a CDS encoding amino acid ABC transporter permease; this encodes MYESPSWLHELWVAREALWQGFLTSVQVSALAILFGTVIGVLAGLVLTYGKFWMRAPFRLYVDLIRGTPVFVLVLACFYMAPALGWQISAFQAGALGLTLFCGSHVAEIVRGALQALPRGQMEAGKAIGLTFYQSLGYVLLPQALRQILPTWVNSSTEIVKASTLLSVIGVAELLLSTQQIIARTFMTLEFYLFAGFLFFVINYGIELLGRHIEKRVALP
- a CDS encoding amino acid ABC transporter permease, whose amino-acid sequence is MNYQLNFAAVWRDFDTLLAGLGLGLELALVSIAIGCVIGLLMAFALLSRHRALRVLASVYVTVIRNTPILVLILLIYFALPSLGIRLDKIPSFIITLSLYAGAYLTEVFRGGLLSIPKGQREAGLAIGLGEWQVKAYVTVPVMLRNVLPALSNNFISLFKDTSLAAAIAVPELTYYARKINVESYRVIETWLVTTALYVAACYLIAMLLRYLEQRLAIRR
- a CDS encoding transporter substrate-binding domain-containing protein; translation: MHRRPSLFKACVFVLAASSAVMGMAQAADSKLDSVLARGKLIVGTGSTNAPWHFQGADGKLQGFDIDIARMVAKGLFNDPSKVEFVVQSSDARIPNLLTDKVDMSCQFITVTASRAQQVAFTLPYYREGVGLLLPNNSKYKEIEDLQAAGDSVTVAVLQNVYAEELVHQALPKAKVDQYDSVDLMYQAVNSGRADAAATDQSSVKYLMVQNPGRYRSPTYAWSPQTYACAVKRGDQDWLNFVNTTLHEAMTGVEFPTYAASFKQWFGVDLPSPAIGFPVEFK
- a CDS encoding thioredoxin family protein → MTTPTRYSALPPTYRKVLKARRLVVLYFFNEHCGACAFAGPVFLDIAKPFRPWMDIFMLDTAQSCRHPDVTGTPTVLFYKEGVLVKKLKGIGTEESLLQDFTQHLGKSRTCATARKPAHDLKWLRHTLSTLCTIPRARRWNFS
- the wecB gene encoding non-hydrolyzing UDP-N-acetylglucosamine 2-epimerase, with amino-acid sequence MSFKVMMVFGTRPEAIKMAPLARVLRQWPDITLNICSTGQHREMLTQVLDAFELTVDEDLQVMTQGQTLNGLSQHLLAQLDQAYERVKPDIVLVHGDTTTSFIAALAAFNRQLPIGHVEAGLRTGNLRAPWPEEANRRLTGVITDLHFPPTSKSAANLLREGVPEDNIEITGNTVIDALLWMRKHQQEIDWHPPADSPLAALDDQHRMILVTSHRRENLGDGFRNICQALAELAEQYPDVQFVYPVHLNPLVQEVVYGMLDDKPNIYLVPPQDYPNFVWLMGRAHFILTDSGGVQEEAPAIGKPLLVLRDVTERPSVLESGTMLLVGTDAARIVKQARQLLDDPDTYARMSRVHFPYGDGHASELIATRLHAWLSARSAAGNGV
- the nrfB gene encoding cyclic di-3',5'-guanylate-activated glycosyltransferase NrfB, whose protein sequence is MSLGWVDFFAYVLFGLKYVAIALALLMFILGLDDLFIDLVYWGRKFIRRWRIYEKFKRADEERLYSIPEKPLAIMVPAWNEVGVVGEMARLAASTIDYENYQIFVGTYPNDAETQADVDAVCQHYPNVHKVVCARPGPTSKADCLNNIIDAILRFESEAKIQFAGFILHDAEDVISPMELRLFNYLLPNKDLIQIPVYPYAPEWKGFTAGHYVDEFAENHGKDVIVREALTGQVPSAGVGTCFSRKAISALLEDGDGIAFDVQSLTEDYDIGFRLKQKGMKCIFARYSVSDPKLALEQPWVFGMNREFSQVICVREHFPRDLQHAIRQKSRWIVGIVFQGTKNLGWSRKGLLNYFLWRDRRGLIAYLLSFLVNLLFLVLLAMWAVTVISPDSWRYPSILADSSLLSVLLWLNGLMLLNRLFQRGWFVTRYYGLVEGLLSAPRMMWSNFVNFFANLRALRQVMEMGDSRRVAWDKTTHEFPALTQPQRTPLGHRLVEKGLLTEEQLDAAITSPVRRRLGRELLLREYIDSTQLVETLAEQLDLEWAPLNPFKLDKRLIDTVPRRVASHYGVLPVAEDGDTLILASEGPVSQVSLGAISRQLKRPVRSRLAPQGRVTLGIRYWYASPRQNEEVRHMLEVLERHQDDETLLERVSRHQVLLGNLLQVRGMVPPTLFNQALIDFDAEKTSLGEHLISRGMITQEVLEQALADQASEQQAAYRIVREVA